Proteins from a genomic interval of Aquila chrysaetos chrysaetos chromosome 20, bAquChr1.4, whole genome shotgun sequence:
- the KLF15 gene encoding Krueppel-like factor 15: MVDHLLPTDESFSSTRSSLGYFGDMTAGVRSYQMLPSPLSEDDSDSSSFCSCSSPDSQVLSSSYGSTSSAESQDSILDYLLSQASLGNTAASWWDKRRLQPIVKEEYFRLPEFAVDMEDSGPFQPTLEEIEEFLEENMELELKERPKSETKDLRACSQVSVASLQQKDHMLPSASLKESKNEQLSSSAEGGQASNGGMSLENGIPVMLQIQPVQIKQESNTSPSSQGPAQENIKIAQLLVNIQGQTFALVPQIVQSSNLNLSSKFVRIAPVPIAAKPIGPGGMIQGQTGIIMGQKFQKNPAAELIKMHKCSFPGCTKMYTKSSHLKAHLRRHTGEKPFACTWPGCGWRFSRSDELSRHRRSHSGVKPYQCPVCEKKFARSDHLSKHVKVHRFPRSNRSVRSVN, encoded by the exons ATGGTGGATCACTTGCTGCCTACTGATGAATCCTTTTCATCTACAAGATCTTCTCTTGGATACTTTGGGGACATGACAGCAGGGGTGAGGTCCTACCAAATGCTGCCCTCTCCCCTGTCGGAAGATGACAGCGACTCGTCCAGCTTTTGTTCTTGTTCCAGCCCTGACTCCCAGGTTCTCAGCTCCAGCTATGGAAGCACGTCCAGTGCGGAAAGTCAGGACAGTATCTTAGACTACTTATTGTCCCAGGCATCTTTGGGGAACACTGCTGCGTCATGGTGGGACAAAAGGAGACTTCAGCCAATAGTGAAAGAGGAGTACTTTAGGTTGCCTGAATTTGCCGTGGATATGGAAGACTCAGGACCATTTCAGCCCACGCTTGAGGAAATTGAGGAATTTCTGGAGGAGAACATGGAGTTGGAGCTCAAAGAAAGACCTAAAAGCGAGACCAAGGACTTGAGAGCTTGCAGCCAAGTTTCTGTTGCTTCGCTACAGCAAAAAGACCATATGTTACCCAGCGCTAGTTTAAAAGAGAGTAAAAATGAACAGTtgagcagctcagcagaaggTGGCCAAGCTTCAAATGGAGGAATGTCCCTGGAGAATGGGATACCGGTTATGCTCCAAATTCAGCCTGTACAGATCAAACAGGAGTCCAACACGAGCCCCAGTTCCCAAGGACCTGCACAAGAGAACATTAAAATTGCACAGCTCCTCGTCAACATCCAAGGACAGACATTTGCCCTTGTGCCTCAGATAGTTCAGTCGTCCAATTTGAACTTGTCCTCTAAATTTGTCCGCATTGCTCCCGTCCCCATCGCTGCCAAGCCAATTGGGCCAGGAGGCATGATCCAGGGTCAGACAGGAATCATCATGGGtcagaaatttcaaaagaacCCTGCAGCAGAACTCATTAAAATGCACAAATGTTCTTTTCCTGGTTGTACCAAGATGTACACGAAAAGCAGCCATTTGAAAGCCCACCTGAGGAGGCATACGGGAGAAAAGCCTTTTGCATGCACGTGGCCGGGTTGTGGATGGAG GTTCTCCAGGTCAGATGAGCTGTCCCGGCACAGGCGCTCCCACTCAGGGGTGAAACCCTATCAGTGTCCTGTCTGCGAGAAGAAGTTTGCTCGAAGTGACCACTTGTCCAAACATGTCAAGGTGCATCGGTTCCCACGAAGCAACCGCTCCGTCCGCTCCGTGAACTGA